In Shewanella sp. MR-4, the genomic stretch TCACCTCGACAATGAGCTTCTCTCGTTACTCGCCGAACGTCGACGCCTAAGCCTTGAAGTGGCCCGCAGTAAAGAAGTGGATGTGAGACCCATTCGCGACACCCAAAGGGAAAAAGAACTGCTGGCAAGATTAGTCACAGCTGGCCGAGAAAAAGGCTTAGATGCCCATTACGTGATCTCACTGTATCAAAGCATTATCGAAGACTCAGTTCTCAATCAACAGGCTTATCTCCACGGCCGTGCTAATCCAGAAACCCAAAAACAGCAGTACTGTATTGCTTACCTTGGCGCCCGCGGTTCCTACTCTTACCTTGCCGCCTCTCGCTATTGCCAACGTCGTCAAGTTGAGATGCTCGACTTAGGCTGCCAAAGTTTCGATGAGATTGTCCAAGCCGTTGAGTCAGGCCACGCCGACTATGGCTTTTTGCCGATTGAAAACACTTCGTCCGGCTCTATCAACGAAGTATATGACGTGCTGCAACATACGAGTCTGTCCATCGTAGGCGAGACTACTATCGAAGTCAGCCATTGCCTGTTGGGCAAACCGGGCAGCAAACTGAGCGATATCAAAACTGTTTATGCTCATCCGCAGCCAATTAGTCAGTGCAGCCGTTATCTGAGCCAGCACAAGGACTTAAGACTGGAATATTGCTCAAGCAGCGCCGAAGCGATGGAGAAGGTCAATCAATCTGCCGACAATAGCGCCGCTGCGATTGGCAGCACCGAAGGTGGCGCGCTTTACCAACTCGAGTCGATTGAGTCAGGCCTTGCCAATCAAAAGATTAACCAGAGCCGCTTTATCGTGGTGGCTCGAAAAGCCGTAGCAGTACCCGAGCAATTACCCGCTAAAACCACCCTGATCATGGCCACTGGCCAAAAGGCGGGGGCGTTGGTAGAAGCCCTGTTGGTGCTCAAAGCGCATCAGCTCAATATGAGCAAACTCGAATCTCGCCCCATTCCAGGCACGCCGTGGGAAGAAATGTTCTATCTGGATATCGATGCCAATATCTCCAGTGAAGCCATGCAGCAAGGTCTTAAGCAACTCGAGAGGATCACGCGGTTTATCAAAGTATTAGGTTGTTACCCCTGCGAAACCGTCAAACCGACGCAACTCAGTAATAGCCAATTACTCATTGAGCCGAACACCTCAAAAGCTGAGGTGATAAGCACGGTGAGCCTTGACCCGTCGCCCTATCGCTTCAGTAAGGCGTACAAGGCGCAGGCGAGTGAAATTCACTGCGGCCCCTTTACCATTGGCGCAGGCCATATTGGTGCCATTGCCAAAATCACGCTGAGCAAAAGCCTACTGCAGCAAGAGTCGTCGCAGGCCGCCTTATCCGCCTTTGAGCGCAGAGTAAAACAGCTAAAAGAAGCGGGTTTCCAAGCAGTGATTTTAGACGGATGTAACTCACTCGCCTCGGCCGAAGCCATCATCCCTAAGCTGCGCCAAACCCTACATCAGTATGATTTGCTCTGTGTCATAGCCATCGAACAGGCGACGGATATGCCATTGGCGACAGGTCATGCCGATATGCTGTTCTTAACGGGCAAACAAATGTTTAATCAATCCTTGCTGACTCAGGCAGGCACCTTGCCGATTCCGCTATTCCTCGAACGTAACGATATGGCAAGTTATGATGAATTTATGGCGGCCACGGAGACGATTTTAAGTCAAGGTAACCAACAGCTTATCCTATGTGACTCTGGCATTCGTACCTATAACAATGCCAACTTACCCACCTTGGATTTAGCAAGCCTCATTCAAATAAAGGCCAACAGTCATCTCCCCATAGTGATTAACCCTTGTTATGCCATCAGCGAAGATGCACTGCCACTGCAAACTCAAGGAATTAAGCAGCTGAAAGCCGATGGCCTAATGCTGAATTGCTCCCTCGAAGAAGATAAAGCACATGACTCATTGGCGCTGATGAGCGAGGTCGTAAGGGAGTTATACCGCTAATTTGCGTGTATAAGGATACTGAAGAACATACAGCCACGAATATCGTGGCTGTATTGTTTAGGACTTAGGATTTAAGACTGTAGATCTAGGGCTGCGGATTTAGCGCTTAGAGTTTGGATTTTACCCCTAATTAAACCCAGCGGGTCTAGGTTCGCTCAGTTGCAATCTGATGATTAGCCTCTGTTGTCACCGCATTACTGCGGCGAATTAACCCCGTCATACTCGAGCCTTGCACAAGGATTGAAAACACCACTACGGCATATGTCATCACGAGCACAAGCTCTCGCAGCTCGGCACCACTTTGAGAATCGATAATCACACCCTCGGGTAAACTCATCGCCATAGCTAAGGCTAGCCCGCCCCTGAGCCCGCCCCAAATGAGTATCGACTCGGCATAAGGATTGTAAGACTTAACCAACCTAAACCCGATATAAGGCAGCAACACACTCACCGCCCGCGCCGTTAACACGAGTGGAATAGCCACTAACATAAACCACCATAATGGCGCCTTAAAGGTGACGAGCAGGAGTAATAATCCGAGCAAGAGGAACAGCAGCGCATTGAAGAAGGATTCAATCAGCGACCAAAAAGTATAGAGCTTTACCCGCTCTTGACGCGCAAAATACTTAGGCACGCTGTAGTTACCGATAATCATCCCCGCACTGACCATCGCCAGCGGCCCCGACACCCCTAACACTTCGGCGATGACATAACCGGCCGTCGGGATCAGTAAAGTGACCAACATCAGCTGGGTTTCTTCCTCACAGTAGCGAAAGAAATGGTGCAGCAATACGCCGAGCACGGCGCCATAAACGACGCCCCCGAGCGCCTCTTGGATGAACAATAGCGAGATTTGCGAGAAGGTCAGCGGCTCAGTTGAAAAGGCCAGATGGGAGATGGCCACAAAAATCACCAACCCTATACCATCATTAAAGAGCGACTCCCCTTCTACCTGAATGGCAATATCTTCGGGCGCGCCCATCTTCTTCAGAATGGCTAACACGGCAATCGGATCTGTGGGTGAAATCAAGGCACCAAAGAGCAAACAATGGCTTAAGGCCAAGGGCAATCCCAGCATGGGAGCAATGTAGTAAAGCAAACCACCGACGATAAAAGTCGAGAGCAAGGTACTAACAAAGGCAAGGATGAGAATTTCCCATTTCTGATGCCTTAAGATTTTTAAGCGGATCTGTAATGCCCCAGCAAACAAGAGAAAACCCAACATGCCGTTGAGTAAAAGGGCCTGAAAGTCGAGCTTCTCCAGCCCCGCGACAAAGTAACCATAAACATGGCCGCCAAGCGCTTTACCACCCAGTAAGAGTAACAGGCTCATGCCCAACGCCAATGCGGTAATGGCAACGGTTTCTTGCAGCTTATGCAAACGAGAGGATGCCACAGACGTGACTAAGGCTAACGCACAAAGAATACAGAGAATTTGATAACTAGTCATAAGAGTCTCTAATCACCCTAAGATGAAGAGACTCTAGCACAAGTTTTAGACTTCTAAACCATCCAACAGACTTAACCAGCCTTTAATAATCCGATGGCAAAACCAAATGATACCAAAGAGATAAATCGAAAGACTGAGCCAAGTGATGGGCAGGCAATAGCCCAACACTAACAGACCGAGAAATATCACATTGGAATGACGTTGCCAGCGTAAATGCGAGGCCAGCAAGGCATTACCTTGCGTATGCCGTTGAGACAAGTTGATAAATAGACTCAACAACACTGGCAGCAGTAACAGCGGAAAGCCTGACATTAAGGCGTAAAGCAAATGGCCTAAGCTGCGATCTTCAATTTTTGCGGCATATGTGGTTGTCGTTGTCATTGAGAGACTCCAGCCAGACGATGGGACAGGGCGTTACTCCGCCCTCGTCTTTAACCTTACGTTCTCGCAGACATAATCGCAACTAAGGCGCAAAAATATTTCCGCGCGAGATCTTTTAAATCATCGATGTTTTGAATCGACCAATGCCCTTCGCTGGCAAGTATCAGGTCAAAGACAGGGTCACATCCGATTTGAGTTTTGTCGAGCAAGCTAACACATATCCGGCTTCGATTTCGGCAGGTGTTAAGGTCATGCTACTTGTGGACTCGGTTTCCCCTTCGAGCACCTTGCATTTGCACGCGCCGCATACGCCCGAACGGCAAGCCGCAATAATCGGTAAGCCTTCGGCTTCAATCCCCTCAAGCAAGGTTTGCTCGGCCGTTAAAGCCCGCTTTTTATCGCCAATGGATAACATAAAGCTGTTACTGCCACTCACAGGATCTTCAGTCTGCATTTCAGCCTGTTTTACGCGGCTATGCGCCTCTTTCACCGCTGTGGCAAAGCTCTCGTGATACAACTGAGTCATATCGAAGTTAAGCTCAGCCAGAATCGTTTTGACCGCCTGCATATAGGGCTCAGGTCCACATAAAAACACGGTTCGCTCTGAAAAATCGGGGACTAAATCTCGTAGATTATCAGCACTTAAACGGCCGATATCATGCAATACCGCCTCGGGATGCCAAGCCGTGTCAGCCGTGACATCCTCCACAAGGTAACGCAGCTTAAAATCTCGATGGCGCGTAGCCATGGTCTCTAATGAGGTTTTAAAAATAATATCGGCCTGGGTGCGAGCGCTGTGCACAAAAGCAATGTCGGCATTCATTTGGCTGTCGGTTAAATAACGCGACATCGAATACATGGGCGTGATCCCACAGCCAGCACTCAAAAATAGGTATTTTTTGGCAGGAATATCAAACAGATTAAATTGACCCGTTGGCGGTAATACGCGGACCGTCTGCCCCGGCTGTAAATGATCAATCAAGTAATTCGACACCAGTCCGCCATCGACTCGCTTAATGGTTAACATTAAGGAATAAGGTCTTGATGGGGTTGAGGATAAGGTGTAACTGCGACAAGCCTGCTCACCGTTGATCTCTAGCACTAAGGTCATAAATTGCCCCGGCTTATAATCAAACTTCATCGGCTCACCAGCTTGAAAGCGAAAACTCACCACATCGGTGGTTTCGTTCCAGCGCTCCACACACACTAGTTGACTAAATCCCACAAGACCTGCGGGGGCAGAAGCTAAAGAAATATTTGGCATAGTACTGATATTCATCGTCTTTGTATCCATAGCACCGCGGCTTTACAACGAAAGCCGCAGTGACCCATGCGTCAATCGGCCTATGCCACGTTCAGCATGGTTTTAAGATCGGCTTCAACTGTGGTGGTGTTACGCAGGCCAAATTTTTCTTCCAAAATTTTGGCAAGATTAGCCGTTAAAAACGCTGGCGGCGTCGGGCCGGTACGGATATTTTTCACCCCAAGCGACAATAGCGTCAGCAGCACGACAATGGCTTTCTGCTCAAACCATGAAAGCACGAGGTTCAATGGTAATTCATTGATATCGCATTCAAAAATTTGTGATAGCGCGATAGCCAACTGAATAGCCGAATAGGCATCGTTACATTGGCCAATATCGAGTAAGCGCGGAATACCGTTGATATCGCCAAATTCCAGCTTGTTGAATTTGTACTTACCACAACCTAAGGTCAGGATAACGGAATCCTTTGGCGCCGATTTCGCTAAGTCAGTGAAATAACTCCGCTCAGACTTATCGCCATCACAGCCACCGACTAAGAAGAAGTGTTTGATAGAACCGTTTTTCACGTTTTCAACCACAGTCGGTGCCGCAGCCATTAAGGCATTACGGGCAAAACCGATAGTGATATTGTGTGGGATTTCATCGTATTGGAAGCCATCAAGAGCGAGCGCCTTGTCGATCACAACTGAAAAATCGTCCCCAACCACATGGGTTACACCAGGCCAACCCACGATACTGCGGGTAAAGATACGGTCGCTGTATTGGCCCACATTCGGGTCAATAATACAGTTTGAGGTCATCACTACGGCGCCAGGGAAATTAGCAAATTCTTTTTGCTGGTTCTGCCATGCACTGCCGTAGTTACCCACTAAATGAGCATATTTTTTAAAGGCGGGATACGCCAGCGCGGGGAGCATTTCGCCATGGGTATAAACATTAATGCCTTTACCCGCCGTTTGCTCGAGGATAAGCTCTAAATCCTTCATATCATGGCCAGAAACCAGAATCGCTTTGCCTTTAACCGCTTTAGTGTTGACGACAGTCGGTTCCGGATGACCGAAGGCTTCGGTCTCGCCCGCATCGAGCATCGCCATGATGCGGTAGTTCAGTTGACCAATATCCATGGCTGTTATGAACAGTTTATCGGCATCGACGCTCGGCTCACCGAGAAACGCCATAATCTCATGGAAGCGACCAGCAATCTCAGCGTCGGTTTTACCTAATACACGGGCGTGCTCCATGTAAGCCGCCGCACCTTTAAGGCCATATAAGCACAGTAGTCTCAGCCCAAGGATATCTTCGTGGATATCATTTTTATCTTTATTGAGTAAGGCGACTGGCGCTTGAGACAACATTTCGGGCTTACTGGTACCCAGTACAAATTGCGCCACAGGAGGGAGCGATTCAGCCGATTTACCCGCAGCTTCACACGCCGCTTCATAGGCATTTTTTAAACTTTCACGGTACTCAGCCGCCTGCTTGGCATAGGCGATGATGCGTTCATCATCGAAGTTAACGTTGGTTAAGGTCGAGAAAAAAGCTTTAGGAACAAAGGTATCCACCTCAGGGTCAACGACGCCCAGTTCACGAGCCTTAGTCGCATACACTGAAACACCCTGCAGCATGTAGATTAACAAGTCTTGCAGATCCGAGGTCGCGGCCAATTTGCCACACATACCTTGGGCATAGCTACAACCGTTGCCGGCGGGGGTACGAATAGTTTG encodes the following:
- a CDS encoding cation:proton antiporter — its product is MTSYQILCILCALALVTSVASSRLHKLQETVAITALALGMSLLLLLGGKALGGHVYGYFVAGLEKLDFQALLLNGMLGFLLFAGALQIRLKILRHQKWEILILAFVSTLLSTFIVGGLLYYIAPMLGLPLALSHCLLFGALISPTDPIAVLAILKKMGAPEDIAIQVEGESLFNDGIGLVIFVAISHLAFSTEPLTFSQISLLFIQEALGGVVYGAVLGVLLHHFFRYCEEETQLMLVTLLIPTAGYVIAEVLGVSGPLAMVSAGMIIGNYSVPKYFARQERVKLYTFWSLIESFFNALLFLLLGLLLLLVTFKAPLWWFMLVAIPLVLTARAVSVLLPYIGFRLVKSYNPYAESILIWGGLRGGLALAMAMSLPEGVIIDSQSGAELRELVLVMTYAVVVFSILVQGSSMTGLIRRSNAVTTEANHQIATERT
- a CDS encoding hybrid-cluster NAD(P)-dependent oxidoreductase; the protein is MDTKTMNISTMPNISLASAPAGLVGFSQLVCVERWNETTDVVSFRFQAGEPMKFDYKPGQFMTLVLEINGEQACRSYTLSSTPSRPYSLMLTIKRVDGGLVSNYLIDHLQPGQTVRVLPPTGQFNLFDIPAKKYLFLSAGCGITPMYSMSRYLTDSQMNADIAFVHSARTQADIIFKTSLETMATRHRDFKLRYLVEDVTADTAWHPEAVLHDIGRLSADNLRDLVPDFSERTVFLCGPEPYMQAVKTILAELNFDMTQLYHESFATAVKEAHSRVKQAEMQTEDPVSGSNSFMLSIGDKKRALTAEQTLLEGIEAEGLPIIAACRSGVCGACKCKVLEGETESTSSMTLTPAEIEAGYVLACSTKLKSDVTLSLT
- the hcp gene encoding hydroxylamine reductase, with protein sequence MFCIQCEQTIRTPAGNGCSYAQGMCGKLAATSDLQDLLIYMLQGVSVYATKARELGVVDPEVDTFVPKAFFSTLTNVNFDDERIIAYAKQAAEYRESLKNAYEAACEAAGKSAESLPPVAQFVLGTSKPEMLSQAPVALLNKDKNDIHEDILGLRLLCLYGLKGAAAYMEHARVLGKTDAEIAGRFHEIMAFLGEPSVDADKLFITAMDIGQLNYRIMAMLDAGETEAFGHPEPTVVNTKAVKGKAILVSGHDMKDLELILEQTAGKGINVYTHGEMLPALAYPAFKKYAHLVGNYGSAWQNQQKEFANFPGAVVMTSNCIIDPNVGQYSDRIFTRSIVGWPGVTHVVGDDFSVVIDKALALDGFQYDEIPHNITIGFARNALMAAAPTVVENVKNGSIKHFFLVGGCDGDKSERSYFTDLAKSAPKDSVILTLGCGKYKFNKLEFGDINGIPRLLDIGQCNDAYSAIQLAIALSQIFECDINELPLNLVLSWFEQKAIVVLLTLLSLGVKNIRTGPTPPAFLTANLAKILEEKFGLRNTTTVEADLKTMLNVA
- a CDS encoding chorismate mutase, coding for MQKPQPLNQTREQITHLDNELLSLLAERRRLSLEVARSKEVDVRPIRDTQREKELLARLVTAGREKGLDAHYVISLYQSIIEDSVLNQQAYLHGRANPETQKQQYCIAYLGARGSYSYLAASRYCQRRQVEMLDLGCQSFDEIVQAVESGHADYGFLPIENTSSGSINEVYDVLQHTSLSIVGETTIEVSHCLLGKPGSKLSDIKTVYAHPQPISQCSRYLSQHKDLRLEYCSSSAEAMEKVNQSADNSAAAIGSTEGGALYQLESIESGLANQKINQSRFIVVARKAVAVPEQLPAKTTLIMATGQKAGALVEALLVLKAHQLNMSKLESRPIPGTPWEEMFYLDIDANISSEAMQQGLKQLERITRFIKVLGCYPCETVKPTQLSNSQLLIEPNTSKAEVISTVSLDPSPYRFSKAYKAQASEIHCGPFTIGAGHIGAIAKITLSKSLLQQESSQAALSAFERRVKQLKEAGFQAVILDGCNSLASAEAIIPKLRQTLHQYDLLCVIAIEQATDMPLATGHADMLFLTGKQMFNQSLLTQAGTLPIPLFLERNDMASYDEFMAATETILSQGNQQLILCDSGIRTYNNANLPTLDLASLIQIKANSHLPIVINPCYAISEDALPLQTQGIKQLKADGLMLNCSLEEDKAHDSLALMSEVVRELYR